In the genome of Streptomyces collinus, one region contains:
- the folK gene encoding 2-amino-4-hydroxy-6-hydroxymethyldihydropteridine diphosphokinase — translation MTAPFIKGPTDPTVQPVPASVVEKVDAADTTLSNPKRAVVALGSNLGNRLETLQGAIDALEDTPGVRIKGVSPVYETEPWGVDPGSQPAYFNAVVVLKTTLPPSSLLERAHAVEEAFHRVRDEHWGPRTLDVDIVSYADVVSDDPLLTLPHPRAHERAFVLAPWHDLDPEAQLPGRGPVAGLLDAVTRDGVAPRTDLELRLPE, via the coding sequence ATGACCGCGCCCTTCATCAAGGGTCCGACCGACCCGACCGTACAGCCGGTACCCGCCTCCGTCGTCGAGAAGGTCGACGCCGCCGACACCACCCTGTCCAACCCCAAACGGGCCGTGGTCGCCCTCGGCTCCAACCTCGGCAACCGCCTGGAGACCCTCCAGGGAGCCATCGACGCCCTGGAGGACACGCCCGGCGTCCGCATCAAGGGCGTCTCCCCCGTCTACGAGACCGAGCCCTGGGGCGTGGACCCCGGCAGCCAGCCCGCCTACTTCAACGCCGTCGTGGTCCTCAAGACGACCCTCCCGCCCTCCTCGCTCCTGGAGCGCGCGCACGCCGTCGAGGAGGCCTTCCACCGCGTCCGGGACGAGCACTGGGGCCCCCGCACCCTCGACGTCGACATCGTCTCCTACGCCGACGTCGTCTCCGACGACCCGCTGCTCACCCTCCCCCACCCCCGCGCCCACGAACGTGCCTTCGTCCTGGCCCCCTGGCACGACCTGGACCCCGAGGCACAGCTGCCCGGCCGCGGCCCGGTCGCCGGTCTGCTGGACGCCGTCACCCGCGACGGCGTGGCGCCCCGCACCGACCTGGAACTCCGGCTGCCCGAGTAG
- the folB gene encoding dihydroneopterin aldolase: MDRVALRGLKARGHHGVFPQERAEGQTFIVDLVLGLDTRPAAADDDLAKTVHYGIVAEEVVAVVQGEPVDLIETLAERIAQACLKHEGVQEVEVCVHKPDAPITVPFDDVTVTITRSRA; this comes from the coding sequence GTGGATCGTGTCGCGCTGCGCGGCCTGAAGGCCCGCGGGCACCACGGCGTGTTCCCCCAGGAACGCGCAGAGGGCCAGACCTTCATCGTGGACCTCGTCCTCGGCCTGGACACCCGACCGGCCGCGGCCGACGACGACCTGGCGAAGACCGTGCACTACGGCATCGTGGCGGAGGAGGTCGTGGCCGTCGTCCAGGGCGAGCCCGTCGACCTCATCGAGACGCTCGCCGAGCGCATCGCCCAGGCCTGTCTGAAGCACGAGGGGGTGCAGGAGGTCGAGGTCTGCGTCCACAAACCGGACGCCCCGATCACCGTCCCCTTCGACGACGTGACCGTCACCATCACCCGGAGCCGAGCATGA
- a CDS encoding nuclear transport factor 2 family protein produces the protein MSAPHTDVEQVEAANTAFYEALEQGDFEELASLWLTPSDLGVDESYHDPADTGVVSCVHPGWPVLTGRGEVLRSYALIMANTDYIQFFLTDVHVSVTGDTALVNCTENILSGGPAPEGAGEELGPLVGQLVVATNVFRRTPLGWKLWSHHASPVLAETDEDEQDDTPA, from the coding sequence GTGAGCGCCCCGCACACCGACGTCGAGCAGGTCGAGGCCGCCAACACCGCCTTCTACGAGGCGCTGGAACAGGGCGACTTCGAGGAACTGGCGTCGCTCTGGCTCACCCCGTCCGACCTGGGCGTCGACGAGAGCTACCACGACCCGGCCGACACCGGCGTGGTCTCCTGCGTGCATCCCGGCTGGCCCGTGCTCACCGGCCGCGGCGAGGTCCTCCGGTCGTACGCGCTGATCATGGCGAACACCGACTACATCCAGTTCTTCCTCACCGACGTGCACGTCTCCGTCACCGGCGACACCGCCCTGGTCAACTGCACCGAGAACATCCTCAGCGGCGGCCCCGCCCCCGAGGGCGCCGGCGAGGAGCTCGGCCCGCTCGTCGGACAGCTCGTGGTCGCCACCAACGTGTTCCGGCGCACGCCCTTGGGGTGGAAACTCTGGTCGCACCACGCTTCCCCCGTCCTGGCAGAAACCGACGAGGACGAGCAGGACGACACCCCCGCCTGA
- the folP gene encoding dihydropteroate synthase, producing MSNQSGRGRVAGLPERDRCAVMGVVNVTPDSFSDGGRFFDTTAAVKRGLDLVTEGADLVDVGGESTRPGATRVDEAEELRRVVPVVRGLASEGVTVSVDTMRASVAERALAAGAALVNDVSGGLADPRMIPAVADAGAPFVVMHWRGFLQGGNVRGEYTDVVTEVVDELHARVEAVLAGGIAPDRVIVDPGLGFSKDAEHDLALLAGLDRVLALGHPLLVAASRKRFLGRILAGPDGPPPPARERDAATAAVSALAAHAGAWAVRVHEVRATADAVRVARAIAGARTGTEGTR from the coding sequence ATGAGCAACCAGAGCGGACGCGGGCGCGTGGCGGGCCTACCGGAACGGGACCGCTGCGCGGTCATGGGAGTCGTGAACGTCACCCCCGACTCCTTCTCCGACGGCGGCCGCTTCTTCGACACCACGGCCGCCGTCAAGCGCGGCCTCGACCTGGTCACCGAGGGCGCCGACCTGGTCGACGTCGGCGGGGAGTCCACCCGCCCCGGAGCCACCCGGGTCGACGAAGCGGAGGAACTGCGCCGCGTCGTCCCCGTCGTGCGCGGCCTGGCCTCCGAAGGCGTCACGGTCTCCGTCGACACCATGCGCGCCTCCGTCGCCGAACGGGCCCTCGCGGCCGGCGCCGCCCTCGTCAACGACGTCAGCGGCGGCCTCGCCGACCCCCGCATGATCCCGGCCGTCGCCGACGCCGGAGCCCCCTTCGTCGTCATGCACTGGCGCGGCTTCCTCCAGGGCGGCAACGTCAGGGGCGAGTACACCGACGTCGTCACCGAAGTCGTCGACGAACTGCACGCGCGCGTGGAGGCCGTCCTCGCCGGAGGCATCGCCCCCGACCGCGTCATCGTCGACCCCGGCCTCGGCTTCTCCAAGGACGCCGAGCACGACCTCGCCCTCCTCGCCGGCCTCGACCGCGTCCTCGCCCTCGGCCACCCCCTGCTCGTGGCCGCCTCCCGCAAACGCTTCCTCGGCCGGATCCTCGCCGGCCCCGACGGCCCGCCGCCGCCCGCACGCGAACGCGACGCGGCCACCGCCGCCGTCTCCGCACTCGCCGCGCACGCCGGCGCCTGGGCCGTCCGCGTCCACGAGGTCCGCGCCACGGCCGACGCGGTCCGCGTCGCCCGCGCCATCGCGGGAGCGCGCACCGGCACAGAAGGAACCCGGTGA
- a CDS encoding phosphatidylglycerol lysyltransferase domain-containing protein: MSGEVPSRTSGTDRPGRVSRILRGPRPEAVPVLVGRACALVGVLDVGAGVFPRFRHSRMHAIAEVLPGALGPFAAALSLSTGVLLLLLAHGLKRGKRRAWRAAVALLPAGAIAQFTYRHSLVGMLISLALLAPLLRHRDQFNALPDPRSRWRALANFVLMSAGSLLLGLLIVSVHSERIVGDPSLADRITHVIYGLFGFEGPVDYQGNTSWTVAFSLGALGLLTAVTTIYLAFRPEHPAARLTEEDEARLRALLDKHGRRDSLGHFALRRDKAVVFSPSGKAAVTYRVVSGVMLASGDPIGDVEAWPGAIERFMDEAKAHSWTPAVMGCSETGGEVWTRETGLDALELGDEAVVDVADFSLSGRAMRNVRQMVKRIERAGYETRVRRVRDLGEAELERIRQAADHWRGTDTERGFSMALGRVGDPADGDCLIATAHKQDDHPGPYGDLKAILHFVPWGTDGVSLDLMRRDRSADPGMNELLIVAALQAAPKLGIARVSLNFAMFRAALARGEKIGAGPVLRAWRGLLVFLSRWFQIESLYKFNAKFQPRWEPRFVVYRASADLPRIGFAAMQAEGFVTLALPLPRFLRRRRPAAHRPCAHGTAERGVRAA; encoded by the coding sequence ATGTCGGGCGAGGTTCCGAGCCGCACCAGCGGCACGGACCGCCCGGGCCGGGTGAGCCGGATACTGCGCGGGCCACGCCCCGAAGCCGTCCCCGTCCTCGTCGGCAGAGCCTGCGCCCTGGTGGGCGTCCTGGACGTCGGCGCGGGCGTCTTCCCTCGCTTCCGGCACAGCCGGATGCACGCCATCGCCGAGGTCCTGCCCGGCGCGCTCGGCCCCTTCGCCGCCGCCCTGTCCCTCAGCACCGGCGTGCTGTTGCTGCTGCTCGCCCACGGCCTCAAGCGCGGCAAGCGCCGGGCCTGGCGGGCCGCCGTGGCGCTCCTGCCCGCCGGTGCCATCGCCCAGTTCACCTACCGGCACTCGCTCGTGGGCATGCTGATCTCCCTGGCGCTGCTGGCACCCCTGCTGCGGCACCGGGACCAGTTCAACGCCCTGCCCGACCCGCGCAGCCGCTGGCGGGCTCTTGCCAACTTCGTTCTCATGAGCGCCGGTTCGCTCCTGCTCGGGCTGCTCATCGTCAGCGTCCACAGCGAGCGCATCGTCGGCGACCCCAGCCTCGCCGACCGCATCACCCACGTCATCTACGGCCTGTTCGGCTTCGAGGGCCCGGTCGACTACCAGGGCAACACCTCCTGGACCGTCGCCTTTTCCCTCGGCGCCCTCGGCCTGCTCACCGCCGTCACCACCATCTACCTGGCCTTCCGCCCCGAACACCCCGCCGCACGGCTCACCGAGGAGGACGAGGCCCGGCTGCGCGCCCTGCTCGACAAGCACGGGCGCCGCGACTCCCTCGGCCACTTCGCCCTGCGCCGCGACAAGGCCGTCGTCTTCTCCCCCAGCGGCAAGGCCGCCGTCACCTACCGCGTCGTCTCCGGCGTGATGCTCGCCAGCGGCGACCCGATCGGCGACGTCGAGGCCTGGCCCGGCGCCATCGAACGGTTCATGGACGAGGCCAAGGCCCACTCCTGGACCCCCGCCGTCATGGGCTGCTCCGAGACCGGCGGCGAGGTGTGGACCCGCGAGACCGGGCTCGACGCCCTCGAACTGGGCGACGAGGCGGTGGTGGACGTCGCGGATTTCTCCCTCTCCGGCCGCGCGATGCGCAACGTGCGTCAGATGGTCAAGCGCATCGAGCGCGCCGGTTACGAAACCCGGGTACGACGTGTCCGTGACCTCGGCGAAGCCGAACTGGAGCGCATCCGCCAGGCCGCCGACCACTGGCGCGGCACCGACACCGAACGCGGCTTCTCCATGGCCCTGGGCCGCGTCGGCGACCCCGCCGACGGCGACTGCCTCATCGCCACCGCCCACAAGCAGGACGACCACCCCGGCCCCTACGGCGACCTGAAGGCGATCCTGCACTTCGTGCCCTGGGGCACCGACGGCGTCTCCCTGGACCTGATGCGCCGCGACCGCTCGGCCGACCCCGGCATGAACGAACTGCTCATCGTGGCCGCCCTCCAGGCCGCCCCCAAGCTGGGCATCGCACGTGTCTCCCTCAACTTCGCCATGTTCCGTGCCGCCCTCGCCCGCGGCGAGAAGATCGGCGCCGGTCCCGTGCTGCGCGCCTGGCGCGGACTGCTGGTCTTCCTCTCCCGCTGGTTCCAGATCGAGTCCCTGTACAAGTTCAACGCCAAGTTCCAGCCGCGCTGGGAGCCGCGCTTCGTCGTCTACCGCGCCTCCGCCGACCTGCCCCGCATCGGATTCGCCGCCATGCAGGCCGAGGGCTTCGTCACCCTCGCCCTGCCCCTGCCGCGCTTCCTGCGCCGACGACGCCCGGCCGCCCACCGCCCGTGCGCCCACGGCACCGCGGAACGAGGTGTCCGGGCCGCCTAG
- a CDS encoding alpha/beta hydrolase: MGLTSNKVLVLAVLSAVLLFAGTVWLWPRLARRSWRAVGGRIGLLLGTQLALFAAVGLAANQAFGFYASWADLFGQEKDQGVVVDHTPGGGPLEVVGSRPVPGAGGALPRAGGRVQKVEIVGRTTRIATPAYVYLPPEYFQSRYRTHRFPAAVVLTGYPGTASALVEKLHYPRTALELARDGRAEPMILVMLRPTVAPPRDTECVDIPGGPQTESFFAKDLPDALRSHYRVAEKAGGLGIIGNSTGGYCALKIALHHPDVYAAGAGLSAYYKAPIDATTGDLFQGDKALRNRADLWWYLAHMPAPDTSLLVSSSKRGETNYRDTLRFIERVKGTGRTRISSIVLESGGHNFNTWRREIPAALEWMSGRLTGRGNDLGN; encoded by the coding sequence ATGGGTCTGACGAGCAACAAGGTGCTGGTGCTGGCGGTGCTGTCCGCGGTGCTGCTGTTCGCCGGCACGGTCTGGCTGTGGCCACGGCTGGCCCGGCGCAGTTGGCGTGCCGTGGGCGGGCGTATCGGCCTGCTGCTGGGCACGCAGCTGGCGCTGTTCGCCGCGGTGGGCCTCGCCGCCAACCAGGCCTTCGGCTTCTACGCGAGCTGGGCGGACCTGTTCGGGCAGGAGAAGGACCAGGGCGTGGTCGTCGACCACACGCCGGGCGGCGGTCCGCTGGAGGTGGTCGGCTCGCGCCCGGTGCCGGGGGCGGGCGGTGCGCTGCCCCGGGCCGGCGGCCGGGTCCAGAAGGTCGAGATCGTGGGCCGTACGACGCGGATCGCCACGCCCGCGTACGTCTATCTGCCGCCGGAGTACTTCCAGTCGCGGTACCGCACCCACAGGTTCCCGGCGGCCGTCGTGCTGACCGGCTATCCGGGTACGGCGTCGGCGCTGGTGGAGAAGCTCCACTATCCGCGTACGGCTCTGGAACTGGCCCGGGACGGCCGGGCGGAGCCGATGATCCTGGTGATGCTGCGGCCCACGGTGGCGCCGCCCCGGGACACGGAGTGCGTCGACATCCCGGGCGGTCCGCAGACCGAGTCGTTCTTCGCGAAGGACCTCCCCGACGCGTTGCGCTCGCACTACAGGGTTGCCGAAAAGGCGGGCGGTCTGGGCATCATCGGCAACTCCACGGGTGGCTACTGCGCCTTGAAGATCGCGCTGCACCATCCCGATGTGTACGCCGCCGGGGCGGGCTTGTCGGCTTACTACAAGGCGCCGATCGACGCCACGACGGGCGATCTCTTCCAGGGCGACAAGGCGCTGCGCAATCGCGCCGATCTGTGGTGGTACCTCGCGCACATGCCCGCTCCCGACACGTCCCTGCTGGTCAGCAGCAGCAAGCGGGGCGAGACCAACTACCGGGACACGCTGAGGTTCATAGAGCGGGTGAAGGGCACCGGGCGGACGCGGATCTCGTCGATCGTCCTGGAAAGCGGCGGGCACAACTTCAACACCTGGCGGCGCGAGATTCCGGCGGCGCTGGAGTGGATGAGCGGGCGGCTGACCGGGCGTGGAAATGATCTTGGGAATTGA